CGCCGTCTTCGTGGTGCTCGTCGTGGTCACCGGGCAGTAGTCCGGAATCGCAGCCGGCCACGACCGACCGATTCATCTTCGTGGCGTCCCGATCACTCGTCGATGGACGGGCCGCTGTGGACCGACACGCACGCGCCGGCGCTCGCCGATCTTCCCCAATCGTCGGTTCGGGAGTCGCTGGAGCGCGCGATCGACGAACCGCTGAATCTGATCCTCCACGGACCATCGGGTGCGGGCAAGACCGCCGCGGTGCGCGCGCTCGCCGAGCAAACGCACGCCGACCCCGACAACGATCTGGTGGAGCTGAACGTCGCCGACGTCTTCGGCCGGACGAAAAAGGAAGTGAGCAACGACCCCCGATTCGCGTCGTTCATCACGCCGAAGCGCCGGCGCAACTCCTCGAAGGCCGATCTCATCAAACACGTGCTCTCGGAATCCGCGAGCTACGCGCCGGTGTCTGGCGGATACAAAACCGTGCTCCTCGACAACGCCGAGGGGATCCGTGAGGACTTCCAGCAGGCGCTCCGGCGGGTGATGGAGCGCCATCATCGGACGACACAGTTCGTCATCGCGACGCGCCAGCCCTCGAAGCTGATCCCGCCGATCCGCTCGCGGTGCTTTTCGATCCCGGTGCGCGCGCCGACCACCGACGAGATCGTGGGCGTCCTCGAATCGATCGTCGCACGCGAGGACGTGGCTCACGACGTGGACGGTCTCGAATACGTCGCCGCCTCCGCCGACGGCGATCTCCGGCGGGCGATCTTGGGCGCGCAGACCACCGCCGAGGAGGTCGGCGAGATCACGATGGACGCCGCCTACGACGCGCTCGGTTCCGTGGGCCGCGACGACCGGATCGAGGCGATGATCACTGAGGCTGCCGACGGCGAGTTCACCGACGCCCGGTCGACCCTCGACGACCTGCTCGTCGACGAAGGGATGGACGGCGGCGAGGTCCTCGCCGAACTCCTCCGTGTCGCGCGATCACGATCGGTGGGTCCGGACGCCGCCGCGCTCCACCGCCTCGCGGGTGAGATCGACATGGATCTCGCGGAGGGCACCAACGACCGCCTTCATCTCTCGCACCTGCTCGCCGAACTCGATCGGTAGCCCGTGGTGATACGTTCCGCCAGCGTCTCTCGATCAGCTCGTCGTAACGTGCAGTTCGTCGTGCGCCAACCTTGTCGTACGACGAACGAACGCGTATGACCGTCCCTGACTGATCCGGAGACACGATGGACGACAGCGTGCCGGCGCTCGCCGGCGTCGTGGGATGGTGGACCGACCTCGACAGCGGTTGGCAGGCCGTCGTTCTCGGCGGGGTTCTCGTTGCGATCGTCCAAGCGGGAGTGTCGATCCCGTGGTGAGGCGGATACGACGGTTGCTGCCGGGACTCGTGGCGCTCGTTGTGATCGGCCTCGCTGCCCGCACCGTCGCATCGGTGGTGCCCTCGATGAACTACCTCATCGTGGCGATCGTCATCGGAATCGTCATTGCCAACACCTACGGCGTCCCTTCGTGGGCACAGCCGGGTGTCGGGACCCACAACGTCTGGCTCGAAACCGGCATCGTGGTGATGGGCGCGAGCGTCGCACTCGATCGGGTTCTCGCCGCCGGGCCCAGCATCCTGTTGCTCGTTATTGGTACTGTTCTCGCGACCCTCGTGGTCGTCGAAGCGCTCGCTCGCGGGGTGTTCGCCATCCACGAGGAGACCGGATCGCTGCTCGCCGCGGGATCGAGCATCTGTGGCGTGTCGGCGGTCGTCGCCATCGCCGAAAGTATCGACGCCGACGAAACCCGGATCGCCTACGCCGCCGCCACGGTGTTGCTGTTCGACGCGGCGACGCTGTTCGTCTACCCGCTGGTCGGC
The DNA window shown above is from Halococcus salifodinae DSM 8989 and carries:
- a CDS encoding AAA family ATPase — protein: MDGPLWTDTHAPALADLPQSSVRESLERAIDEPLNLILHGPSGAGKTAAVRALAEQTHADPDNDLVELNVADVFGRTKKEVSNDPRFASFITPKRRRNSSKADLIKHVLSESASYAPVSGGYKTVLLDNAEGIREDFQQALRRVMERHHRTTQFVIATRQPSKLIPPIRSRCFSIPVRAPTTDEIVGVLESIVAREDVAHDVDGLEYVAASADGDLRRAILGAQTTAEEVGEITMDAAYDALGSVGRDDRIEAMITEAADGEFTDARSTLDDLLVDEGMDGGEVLAELLRVARSRSVGPDAAALHRLAGEIDMDLAEGTNDRLHLSHLLAELDR
- a CDS encoding YeiH family protein produces the protein MVRRIRRLLPGLVALVVIGLAARTVASVVPSMNYLIVAIVIGIVIANTYGVPSWAQPGVGTHNVWLETGIVVMGASVALDRVLAAGPSILLLVIGTVLATLVVVEALARGVFAIHEETGSLLAAGSSICGVSAVVAIAESIDADETRIAYAAATVLLFDAATLFVYPLVGHVLQLSDTVFGIWAGLTMFSTGPVTAAGFAFSETAGEWALLVKLTRNALIGLAAIGYALHYARRTEGSGVAESVSGGVAHLWKTFPKFVLGFLGVMVVANLGVLGDPAITSLSHASDWAFMLAFAGLGLEIDIDDLRSTGYRPILVVLVGLVAVSTTVLLVVNGLF